The following are encoded in a window of Epilithonimonas zeae genomic DNA:
- the mqo gene encoding malate dehydrogenase (quinone), whose translation MNPKPKYDIALVGGGIMSATLATMLHEFDPSLEIAIFERLEKVAKESSSAWNNAGTGHSAFCELNYTPEKEGKIDIKKAEYIAEQFEVSKQFWSYLINKGIIDNPKEFINSCTHMSFVFGEKDVTYLKKRHEALLKSPLFQGMEYSDNHQQLEKWLPLMMQKRMATDKLAATKMDQGTDVDFGNLTTKLIDHLKKTESVEVFTYHEVKDVEADGNGGWNLKVKDRKNLHKQTVNAKFVFIGAGGYALPLLESSGIEESKGYGGFPVSGQWLVTTNPELVEKHHAKVYTQATVGAPPMSVPHLDLRIIDGQKALLFGPFAGFSTKFLKEGSYLDLPESVNFKNIRSLFGAWWHNMPLTRYLIQQVTMSKSQRMSHLRDFVKDAKEEDWELKHAGQRVQIIKKDRFEGGRLEFGTEVVVNKDKNIASLLGASPGASTSAFAMIMVLENCFADKLKTDWKDKLVEMVPSYGKKLAEHPELIHEIRDYSKEKLELEY comes from the coding sequence ATGAATCCAAAACCTAAATACGATATTGCGTTGGTAGGCGGTGGAATTATGAGTGCAACTTTGGCAACAATGCTTCACGAATTTGACCCGAGTCTGGAAATTGCAATTTTCGAAAGACTGGAAAAAGTGGCCAAAGAGAGCTCTTCTGCTTGGAACAATGCTGGAACAGGACATTCTGCTTTCTGTGAACTGAATTATACGCCTGAGAAAGAAGGCAAAATCGATATCAAAAAAGCTGAATATATCGCAGAACAATTTGAAGTTTCTAAGCAATTCTGGTCTTATTTAATCAATAAAGGAATTATTGACAATCCGAAAGAATTCATCAATTCCTGTACACATATGAGTTTCGTCTTTGGAGAGAAAGATGTGACTTATCTTAAAAAAAGACACGAAGCTTTACTAAAATCGCCTTTGTTCCAGGGAATGGAATATTCTGATAATCATCAACAATTAGAGAAGTGGCTTCCACTGATGATGCAGAAAAGAATGGCGACAGATAAGCTTGCTGCTACGAAAATGGATCAGGGAACGGATGTTGATTTCGGGAATTTGACAACAAAATTGATAGACCATCTCAAAAAAACTGAGTCTGTAGAAGTTTTCACTTACCACGAAGTAAAAGATGTGGAGGCAGACGGAAACGGAGGCTGGAATCTGAAAGTGAAAGACAGAAAGAATCTTCATAAACAAACCGTGAATGCAAAATTTGTTTTCATTGGTGCAGGTGGATATGCACTTCCGCTTTTGGAAAGTTCTGGAATTGAGGAGAGTAAAGGTTACGGTGGATTCCCGGTGAGTGGACAATGGCTGGTAACAACTAATCCTGAATTGGTTGAAAAACATCATGCCAAAGTTTACACACAAGCAACTGTTGGTGCTCCACCAATGTCAGTTCCGCATCTTGATCTAAGAATTATTGATGGTCAAAAAGCATTGTTGTTTGGACCTTTTGCAGGATTTTCTACTAAGTTTTTGAAAGAAGGAAGTTATCTGGACTTGCCGGAAAGTGTTAATTTTAAGAATATCCGTTCTCTGTTTGGCGCTTGGTGGCACAATATGCCTTTGACAAGATATTTGATTCAGCAGGTGACGATGAGCAAATCTCAGAGAATGTCGCATTTAAGAGACTTTGTGAAAGATGCCAAAGAAGAAGACTGGGAATTGAAACACGCCGGACAAAGAGTTCAAATCATCAAAAAAGACAGATTCGAAGGTGGAAGATTGGAGTTTGGGACAGAAGTGGTTGTGAACAAAGACAAAAATATTGCATCACTTTTAGGCGCATCTCCAGGAGCAAGTACTTCTGCTTTTGCGATGATTATGGTTTTGGAAAACTGTTTTGCTGATAAATTGAAAACAGATTGGAAAGACAAATTGGTAGAAATGGTTCCTAGTTATGGAAAAAAATTAGCAGAACATCCGGAACTCATCCACGAAATCAGAGATTATTCTAAAGAGAAATTAGAATTGGAATATTAA
- a CDS encoding glycosyltransferase family 39 protein: MIKKLLTYKNLCLVSGITVILKVIYIIIIQENISGIEDFTIAKNIVKYHQFSEFINLGGTAFKLPIYPYFLSFFIWLLGAKGLVGVAIFQAILSFFLPILIFQILKTFSQDNIGILAGFLFLLSPAYFLYSASIEATNIFILILLIWLLLYFKVWFGNQLEIKWTIIFGAITAILFLTQVIIVPLAVIMMLGLLIFKKLNFQKFSILVFTALLLYSPWVIRNYYVFNQIVLSKTPAWQNIYYGFTPNGQLLDDLKLIPMARDHYIYQMRDEIDELNMEKIYKNEVAKATQWKPHYFIKKALSNAFCLYYVPPKYFSDDSLVLLLGRKIYVVLVNLISLISLAFLYKKSKPLFWFSLLFFANFTFPYVVGHAANMRFKLDFEWYQLILIAFFLVEISDKYYKQKSAF; the protein is encoded by the coding sequence ATGATAAAAAAATTATTGACTTATAAAAACTTGTGTCTAGTAAGTGGTATTACAGTAATTCTTAAGGTAATTTATATTATAATAATTCAAGAAAATATTTCTGGAATAGAAGATTTTACTATTGCTAAAAATATTGTAAAATATCACCAATTTTCAGAATTTATCAACTTAGGAGGAACGGCTTTCAAATTGCCTATTTATCCCTATTTTTTAAGTTTTTTTATTTGGTTATTGGGAGCTAAAGGTCTAGTAGGTGTTGCAATATTTCAAGCTATTCTTAGCTTTTTTTTACCAATTTTAATCTTTCAGATTTTAAAAACTTTTTCACAAGATAATATAGGAATTTTGGCTGGGTTTTTATTTCTTTTATCGCCAGCCTATTTTCTTTATTCGGCAAGTATAGAAGCAACTAATATCTTTATCCTTATATTACTAATTTGGCTTTTACTGTATTTTAAAGTTTGGTTTGGAAATCAATTAGAAATTAAATGGACAATCATTTTTGGAGCTATAACCGCAATTTTATTCTTAACACAAGTTATTATAGTTCCTTTAGCTGTAATAATGATGTTAGGATTATTAATATTTAAAAAACTAAATTTTCAGAAATTTTCGATTTTAGTTTTTACAGCTTTATTGTTATACTCTCCTTGGGTCATTAGAAATTATTATGTTTTCAATCAGATTGTATTGTCCAAAACGCCAGCATGGCAAAATATTTATTACGGATTTACTCCTAATGGACAGCTTTTAGATGATTTAAAATTAATTCCAATGGCAAGAGATCATTATATCTATCAAATGCGTGATGAGATTGATGAGTTGAACATGGAAAAAATTTATAAGAATGAAGTAGCTAAAGCAACACAATGGAAGCCTCATTATTTTATAAAGAAAGCATTGAGTAATGCTTTTTGTCTATACTATGTACCACCGAAATATTTTAGTGATGATAGTTTAGTATTGCTTTTAGGGAGGAAAATCTATGTTGTTTTAGTTAATTTAATTAGTTTGATTTCATTAGCCTTTTTATATAAAAAATCAAAACCTTTATTTTGGTTTTCACTTTTATTTTTTGCCAATTTTACTTTTCCATACGTAGTTGGACATGCTGCGAATATGAGATTTAAGTTGGATTTTGAATGGTATCAGCTAATTTTAATAGCCTTTTTTTTAGTAGAAATAAGTGACAAATATTATAAACAAAAAAGCGCATTCTAA
- a CDS encoding energy transducer TonB has product MAEDNLNYNPTLDEIVFENRNKVYGAYDLRTAYPKMLTKSFLIGTAFFLALAVSPLVYLKIQQMNAKDKVEVEAKLVDILEEEPIIEQPKEEEPPPPPPPKEEEKQEVIQNVVPEPKKAPKIETPPPPITKQLETTTGLQNQEGVKTPVYAPPPPPVTGKGVAAEVKPVTNEVYESVDQASEFPGGINAFRKKVAENFDTAAIEGADGVVKGQVSFVVERDGTITDIKVTGSNNDFNAEAIRTIKSIKNKWTPAKTNGQTVRYRYRLPLAMQPPE; this is encoded by the coding sequence ATGGCAGAAGATAATTTGAATTACAATCCAACTTTGGATGAGATTGTATTCGAAAATAGAAATAAAGTATACGGAGCCTATGATCTTAGGACTGCATATCCTAAAATGCTGACAAAGTCTTTCCTAATTGGTACTGCTTTTTTCCTAGCTCTTGCAGTTTCTCCACTTGTATATCTTAAGATTCAACAAATGAATGCTAAGGATAAAGTGGAAGTAGAAGCGAAGTTAGTAGATATTTTAGAAGAAGAGCCAATCATTGAACAACCTAAAGAAGAAGAACCACCACCACCTCCTCCTCCAAAAGAAGAGGAAAAGCAAGAGGTAATTCAGAACGTTGTTCCGGAACCTAAAAAAGCGCCTAAAATTGAAACGCCACCGCCACCAATTACGAAACAATTGGAAACTACGACGGGGCTTCAAAACCAGGAAGGTGTAAAAACTCCGGTTTATGCACCACCTCCACCACCAGTAACAGGTAAAGGAGTTGCAGCTGAGGTAAAACCAGTGACGAATGAGGTTTACGAATCTGTAGATCAGGCATCTGAGTTTCCTGGTGGAATTAATGCTTTTAGGAAAAAAGTTGCTGAAAATTTTGATACAGCAGCTATAGAAGGAGCAGATGGTGTAGTTAAAGGACAGGTTTCTTTTGTAGTAGAAAGAGATGGTACTATTACTGATATTAAAGTTACTGGATCAAATAATGATTTTAATGCTGAAGCTATCAGAACGATTAAATCAATAAAAAATAAATGGACACCGGCAAAAACAAATGGACAAACTGTACGATATAGATATAGATTACCATTAGCTATGCAACCACCAGAATAA
- a CDS encoding tetratricopeptide repeat protein produces the protein MNLSKKIAVTAAVGFFTSFSFAQSVQDGINFVDSQKYAKAKQNYTDLINQNPKDANNYFYLGNTYLTQFDPNFDLAKESFDKGLAADPKSYLNKLGLASVKLGKGDKSAITEIQQIVKDSKEKDAEVLFRAGEALTLFEKYSAPDLAITFLNKAVERAQKAGVPANYYYSLGDAYRIKKDPGNAMTAYDKAEAVAKNKASVYTRKGTLWIAAQQWQQAKTNIDKAIAVDPTYAPAYKALAGFNIKYQKNAEATQNLINYTKYADEDPYTQLEIAKLYFSNDDYANAKTTLDSVFDKVDDPIKYKLRAYIQYGEAKYADAQQSINTFLSQADKSRVQASDEGLQGLIAAGLAKDEKDSAKKAQLEATSQQKIAIAKNAKDETMNWDEELGKIKGGLVGVSADAGGTSPEIEALKAKVAANAQDTDAIYKLAQAYQDIKNWNGAILTWQKMITLLPTWEPAYYSQGYAYQQAGSQDLASAAYQKYIDTLLAKPAADQETNKETMSYAYFAIAFIAKDSDKEKAKANVAKSLALNPTYADALSLQKVLNQ, from the coding sequence ATGAATTTATCAAAAAAAATTGCTGTAACAGCAGCAGTAGGTTTTTTTACAAGTTTCAGTTTTGCACAATCTGTTCAGGACGGGATTAACTTTGTAGATAGCCAAAAATATGCGAAAGCAAAACAAAACTACACAGATCTTATCAATCAAAATCCTAAAGATGCAAATAACTATTTCTATTTAGGTAATACATATTTAACTCAATTCGATCCTAATTTTGATTTAGCTAAAGAAAGCTTTGACAAAGGGCTAGCAGCTGATCCAAAAAGTTATTTGAACAAATTAGGTTTAGCTTCTGTAAAATTGGGTAAAGGAGACAAGTCTGCCATCACAGAGATTCAGCAGATTGTAAAAGATTCTAAAGAAAAAGATGCAGAAGTTCTTTTCAGAGCTGGTGAAGCATTAACATTATTTGAAAAATACAGTGCGCCGGATTTAGCAATTACATTCTTGAACAAAGCTGTTGAAAGAGCTCAGAAAGCTGGTGTTCCTGCCAATTATTATTATTCTTTAGGTGACGCTTACAGAATTAAAAAAGACCCGGGAAATGCAATGACTGCTTATGATAAAGCAGAAGCTGTTGCTAAAAATAAAGCTTCGGTTTATACAAGAAAAGGAACACTTTGGATTGCTGCTCAACAATGGCAACAAGCCAAAACTAATATTGATAAAGCGATTGCTGTAGATCCAACTTATGCACCGGCTTACAAAGCTTTAGCAGGATTTAATATCAAATATCAGAAGAATGCGGAAGCAACTCAGAATTTGATTAATTATACCAAATATGCAGATGAGGATCCATATACTCAATTAGAGATTGCAAAACTTTACTTTTCTAATGACGATTATGCTAATGCTAAAACGACTTTGGATTCAGTATTTGATAAAGTAGATGATCCTATCAAATATAAATTGAGAGCTTATATCCAATATGGTGAAGCTAAATATGCAGATGCACAGCAGAGTATTAATACTTTCTTGTCTCAGGCAGATAAATCAAGAGTTCAGGCATCTGACGAAGGTTTACAAGGTTTGATTGCTGCAGGTTTGGCAAAAGATGAGAAAGACTCAGCTAAAAAAGCACAATTAGAAGCTACTTCCCAACAGAAAATCGCTATTGCAAAAAATGCAAAAGATGAAACCATGAATTGGGATGAAGAACTTGGCAAAATCAAAGGTGGGTTGGTTGGTGTTTCTGCAGATGCTGGTGGAACTTCACCAGAAATCGAAGCTCTGAAAGCCAAAGTTGCTGCAAATGCTCAGGATACAGATGCAATTTATAAATTAGCTCAAGCTTATCAGGATATTAAAAACTGGAATGGCGCTATTTTAACTTGGCAGAAAATGATAACATTACTTCCAACTTGGGAGCCTGCTTATTATAGCCAGGGTTATGCTTATCAACAAGCTGGAAGCCAGGACTTAGCTTCTGCTGCATACCAAAAATATATTGATACATTGTTGGCTAAGCCAGCGGCAGATCAAGAAACAAACAAAGAAACAATGTCTTATGCTTATTTCGCAATTGCATTTATAGCAAAAGATAGCGACAAAGAAAAAGCGAAAGCTAATGTTGCTAAATCATTGGCTCTTAATCCAACTTATGCAGATGCACTTTCTCTGCAGAAAGTTCTTAATCAATAA
- a CDS encoding C4-dicarboxylate ABC transporter encodes MFNWLSLITGLFYIVLGIVVIVYKFFIIILEPNVAYPLGGLLIAYGVFRIVRAIISLKNNN; translated from the coding sequence ATGTTTAATTGGCTTTCTTTGATAACGGGTCTTTTCTATATTGTTTTAGGAATCGTAGTTATCGTATATAAATTCTTCATCATTATTTTAGAACCTAATGTGGCTTATCCATTAGGCGGATTACTTATAGCTTATGGTGTTTTCCGTATTGTAAGAGCTATCATATCATTAAAAAATAATAATTAG
- a CDS encoding PstS family phosphate ABC transporter substrate-binding protein — protein MKKIFFLLVATFAIAVSCSKEKPKEIDTPNKGEITIETDESFKSVIEALTERYMALNPETKINVIIKKEDLGLLDLLDRKARVVVMSRELSVKEKEAYDKKIDLPWLPGKFAADAVLFVVPKDSPLESISMDEISNELSSDKKRLIFDGTNSSNLNFIAQKFQKNPADLKFSIINGNENVAEQLKNYPDKIGVISYNTISRPFGEEATKLRNELKVLNVVKDNKSYEVSSENLKDMTYPFTRVLYFLSNEAYYGLGNGFIRFSCQQLGQIVVEKEGLQPYNIFRREVQMR, from the coding sequence ATGAAAAAAATCTTTTTCCTGCTTGTAGCAACTTTTGCTATTGCTGTTTCGTGTTCCAAAGAGAAACCGAAAGAAATAGATACGCCTAACAAAGGTGAAATAACGATAGAAACAGATGAGTCTTTCAAAAGTGTTATAGAAGCTTTGACAGAAAGATATATGGCGCTTAATCCTGAGACAAAAATCAATGTTATCATCAAGAAAGAGGATCTTGGGTTATTGGATTTGTTGGATAGAAAAGCAAGAGTTGTGGTAATGTCCAGAGAACTTTCGGTTAAGGAAAAAGAAGCTTATGATAAAAAGATAGATTTGCCTTGGCTCCCAGGAAAATTTGCAGCTGATGCAGTGCTTTTTGTCGTTCCAAAAGACTCACCATTGGAGTCTATTTCTATGGATGAGATTTCTAATGAACTTTCATCAGACAAAAAAAGATTAATATTTGATGGAACCAATTCAAGTAATCTTAATTTTATTGCTCAAAAATTTCAGAAGAATCCTGCTGATCTTAAGTTTTCTATCATCAACGGAAATGAAAATGTAGCAGAGCAATTGAAGAATTATCCGGATAAAATTGGTGTGATTAGTTATAATACTATCAGTAGACCTTTTGGTGAAGAAGCAACAAAACTAAGAAACGAATTAAAAGTTCTTAATGTAGTTAAAGACAATAAATCCTATGAAGTTTCTTCTGAAAATCTGAAAGATATGACTTATCCTTTTACACGAGTTTTATATTTTTTAAGTAACGAAGCGTACTATGGATTAGGAAATGGTTTTATCAGATTTTCTTGTCAGCAGTTGGGACAGATTGTTGTTGAAAAAGAAGGACTTCAACCTTATAATATCTTCAGAAGAGAAGTTCAGATGAGATGA
- a CDS encoding ABC transporter ATP-binding protein, translating into MKALKTLNPYFWKHRVLLFWGFLFIILSNFFAIYKIQYIGQTINIIEKNYSTLNLSSDLNIIDNVKNNWTYFRIIFINSGILIGCSLLSGFFTFMMRQTIIVASRRIEYELKNKIYRHYQELSITDYKKTTIGDLLNRLSEDVVAIRMYLGPGVMYVVNLIILLIITSTYMFMTDLQMTLWTLVPLPILSYGIYKVSDIINKKSKVMQKSQSGISTFVQDSFSGIRVVKFFSKERYIEKNYGVKVKDYQDKALDLARTEAYFFTIIIFVIGLLNVAILYIGGQKYIAGEMSVGTIADFFMYINMLIFPFSMLGWVTSVNQRADASMQRVNEFLDMKSDIINTNNEVYPITGEIEFRNVSYTYPNTGIKAIKNLSFKINAGKSLAIMGKTGSGKSTIAQLLCRLIDPDEGEILIDGKNLKTHNLKLYRDQLGYTPQESYLFSDTIENNIGFAVDNPNRDLVVEMAKKADVHKNIEEFKEQYETMVGERGVMLSGGQKQRICIARAMIKQPNIIIFDDCLSALDTETEENILQNIDNDIKTTTSIIITHRESSAKRADEILYLN; encoded by the coding sequence ATGAAAGCTTTAAAAACACTGAATCCCTATTTCTGGAAACATCGTGTCTTACTTTTTTGGGGATTTCTATTCATCATTCTGAGTAACTTTTTTGCGATTTACAAAATCCAGTATATCGGTCAGACTATCAATATTATAGAGAAAAATTATTCAACATTAAATTTATCTTCTGACCTTAACATCATTGATAATGTTAAGAATAATTGGACTTACTTCAGAATAATCTTTATCAACTCAGGAATTTTAATTGGATGTTCCCTGCTTTCTGGTTTTTTCACATTTATGATGAGACAAACCATTATTGTAGCATCCAGAAGAATAGAATATGAATTGAAGAACAAAATCTACCGTCACTATCAGGAGCTTTCTATTACAGATTACAAAAAGACAACAATTGGAGATTTATTGAATCGATTGAGTGAAGATGTTGTTGCCATCAGAATGTATCTTGGTCCAGGCGTAATGTACGTGGTGAATTTGATTATTTTATTAATCATTACCAGCACTTATATGTTTATGACGGATTTGCAGATGACACTTTGGACTTTGGTTCCGTTACCAATTCTATCTTATGGAATCTACAAAGTAAGCGACATTATCAACAAAAAATCGAAGGTAATGCAGAAAAGCCAGTCCGGTATTTCGACTTTTGTACAAGACAGTTTTTCGGGAATCCGAGTGGTAAAATTCTTCAGTAAGGAAAGATATATCGAGAAAAATTACGGAGTCAAGGTTAAAGATTATCAGGACAAAGCGCTTGATTTAGCCAGAACAGAAGCTTATTTTTTCACAATCATTATTTTCGTTATTGGACTTTTAAATGTTGCGATTCTTTACATTGGCGGACAAAAATATATTGCCGGAGAAATGAGTGTCGGAACAATCGCCGATTTCTTTATGTACATCAATATGTTGATTTTCCCCTTCTCGATGTTGGGTTGGGTAACTTCTGTCAATCAAAGAGCTGACGCCAGTATGCAACGTGTCAATGAGTTTTTGGATATGAAATCTGATATTATTAATACGAATAATGAAGTTTATCCTATAACCGGAGAAATTGAATTCCGAAATGTGAGTTACACTTATCCAAATACAGGTATCAAAGCTATCAAAAATCTAAGCTTTAAAATTAATGCAGGAAAATCTCTCGCGATAATGGGTAAAACCGGAAGCGGAAAATCTACAATTGCACAGTTGCTTTGCCGACTAATTGACCCGGACGAAGGTGAAATCCTCATCGATGGAAAGAATCTGAAAACTCATAATCTGAAACTTTATAGAGACCAATTAGGCTATACACCACAAGAAAGTTATCTTTTTTCTGATACGATTGAGAACAATATTGGATTTGCCGTCGATAACCCAAATCGTGACTTGGTAGTAGAAATGGCGAAAAAAGCAGATGTCCACAAAAATATAGAAGAGTTCAAAGAGCAATATGAAACGATGGTTGGCGAACGCGGTGTAATGCTTTCTGGTGGGCAAAAACAGAGAATTTGCATTGCCCGAGCGATGATCAAACAACCGAATATTATAATCTTTGATGATTGTCTTTCTGCCTTGGATACAGAAACAGAGGAAAACATCTTGCAGAATATTGATAACGACATCAAAACTACTACTTCTATCATAATAACTCACAGAGAATCAAGCGCGAAAAGAGCTGACGAAATTTTATATCTCAATTAA
- a CDS encoding DUF3276 family protein, whose amino-acid sequence MSEFKERHENEIFTKVLKAGRRTYFFDVRETKAGDYYLTITESKKNFGENGEATFEKHKIYLYKEDFKSFQELFNESTDFIIQQKGEDVISERHDKDFKSKSFTIDSDDEV is encoded by the coding sequence ATGAGTGAATTTAAGGAACGACATGAGAATGAGATTTTCACTAAAGTGTTGAAAGCAGGAAGAAGAACTTATTTCTTTGATGTGCGAGAGACAAAGGCGGGTGATTATTATTTGACCATTACAGAAAGTAAGAAAAACTTCGGGGAAAACGGTGAGGCAACTTTTGAAAAACACAAAATCTATCTTTACAAAGAGGATTTCAAAAGTTTCCAGGAATTATTCAATGAATCTACAGACTTTATCATCCAGCAGAAAGGCGAAGATGTGATTTCTGAAAGACACGATAAAGACTTCAAATCCAAATCATTTACGATTGACTCTGACGACGAAGTTTAA
- a CDS encoding M48 family metallopeptidase, which produces MKITSQAKYFDGKTSKPHFVELEVFLHNQVTFYFENRRLIWNFQDIKFEKNGEILSITKKDNLHEIIKIENPETADTIYKSAKTSQNLSWYQNILDFGPKFYLTAFVSVITLIACFYIFIIPYVSEKVTDILPISFDEEIGNTNFQQIKSTSNIDEKQSEKLQEFANLINFGTERKLYFKVINDEEVNAFALPDGTIVVYSGLLSKVENPNELAALLGHEATHIKERHSTKILARSIAGYAIVSLVVGDVNGIMTTLANNANELNNLSFSREFEQSADEGSYAILKQNKINPEGMYQLFKILEKSDNLEVPKILSTHPLTKDRMNYSKTLMDRNDYSFSSNPELQKAFDNLKN; this is translated from the coding sequence ATGAAAATCACATCGCAGGCTAAATATTTTGACGGAAAAACTTCTAAACCACATTTTGTGGAGTTAGAAGTTTTTCTGCATAATCAGGTAACCTTTTATTTTGAAAACAGAAGATTAATATGGAATTTTCAGGATATTAAGTTTGAGAAAAACGGAGAAATATTGTCTATTACAAAAAAAGACAACCTCCACGAAATCATCAAAATCGAAAATCCTGAAACTGCTGATACAATCTACAAGTCTGCAAAAACTTCTCAAAATCTATCGTGGTATCAAAACATTCTGGATTTTGGTCCGAAGTTTTATTTAACTGCTTTTGTATCCGTTATCACACTTATCGCTTGTTTTTACATTTTCATCATTCCGTATGTCAGCGAAAAAGTAACTGATATTTTACCAATCAGTTTCGATGAAGAAATCGGAAATACCAATTTTCAGCAAATCAAATCGACTTCTAATATTGATGAAAAACAGTCTGAAAAACTTCAGGAATTTGCTAATCTTATCAATTTTGGAACTGAGAGAAAACTCTATTTTAAAGTTATTAATGATGAAGAAGTCAACGCTTTTGCTTTGCCTGATGGAACTATTGTTGTTTATTCTGGCTTGCTTTCAAAAGTTGAAAATCCGAACGAATTAGCAGCACTTTTAGGACACGAGGCAACACATATCAAAGAAAGACACAGCACAAAAATTCTGGCAAGAAGTATCGCTGGATATGCCATTGTTTCTTTAGTTGTTGGCGATGTGAATGGAATTATGACAACTTTAGCGAATAACGCCAATGAGCTGAATAATTTGTCTTTTTCCCGAGAATTTGAGCAATCGGCCGATGAAGGTTCTTATGCGATTTTGAAACAAAATAAAATCAATCCGGAAGGGATGTATCAACTCTTCAAAATACTTGAGAAAAGTGATAATCTAGAAGTTCCAAAAATCTTATCCACTCATCCATTAACCAAAGACCGAATGAACTATTCCAAAACTTTGATGGACAGAAATGACTACTCTTTTTCTTCCAATCCCGAATTGCAAAAGGCATTTGATAATTTAAAAAATTAA
- a CDS encoding ExbD/TolR family protein, whose protein sequence is MAEVQVKEDSGKGGKVRSKKQNTRVDMTPMVDLGFLLITFFMFTTTFSKPNVMDLGLPAKPKDKQKSPETEIKLNNSISIIIGKDNKIFYHQQDQAGLNEQTLVETNFDREGITKVIERAKAGASDKDKFTVIIKPTDDAVYKNFVDILDEMAVTKNERYGVTDIKPWEEAVYKKKVGE, encoded by the coding sequence ATGGCAGAAGTTCAAGTAAAAGAGGATAGCGGGAAAGGCGGCAAGGTCCGTTCGAAAAAGCAGAACACCCGCGTAGATATGACGCCGATGGTAGATTTAGGTTTTCTTTTGATTACATTCTTTATGTTTACCACAACATTTAGTAAACCTAATGTAATGGATCTTGGCCTTCCGGCGAAACCAAAGGACAAGCAGAAATCACCCGAGACAGAAATCAAATTGAATAATTCAATTTCTATCATCATAGGCAAGGATAACAAGATTTTTTATCATCAACAAGATCAGGCTGGTCTTAATGAGCAAACACTTGTTGAAACTAACTTCGATAGAGAAGGAATTACGAAAGTAATTGAGAGAGCAAAAGCTGGAGCATCTGATAAAGACAAATTCACAGTAATTATCAAACCGACAGACGATGCAGTATATAAAAACTTTGTAGACATTCTGGATGAAATGGCAGTTACCAAAAATGAAAGATATGGGGTTACCGATATCAAACCTTGGGAAGAAGCTGTTTACAAAAAGAAAGTAGGAGAATAA
- the bshB1 gene encoding bacillithiol biosynthesis deacetylase BshB1 yields the protein MKCDFLAIGAHPDDVELGCGGTIIKLISEGKTISVIDLTEGELGTRGTAETRAEEAVAAAKILGISSRENLKLKDGFLNNSEEYQLKIVEKIRKYRPEIVLANAIDDRHPDHAKAAKLVSDACFLSGLKKIETFENGQLQEVWRPKHIFHYIQWKNVVPEFVIDISGFMEQKIEACLAYKTQFYNPESNEPITPIATKDFLESLTYRAQDLGRLSGVEYAEGFTTEKLIALKNFDGIICD from the coding sequence ATGAAATGTGATTTTCTTGCAATAGGAGCACATCCGGATGATGTGGAATTAGGTTGTGGAGGAACAATTATAAAATTAATTTCTGAAGGAAAAACAATTAGTGTTATTGATTTAACAGAAGGTGAACTAGGAACCAGAGGAACCGCTGAAACACGCGCTGAAGAAGCTGTCGCTGCGGCAAAAATTTTAGGAATAAGTTCAAGAGAAAATCTTAAGCTGAAAGATGGTTTCCTTAATAATTCAGAGGAATATCAACTTAAAATTGTCGAAAAAATAAGAAAATACAGACCTGAAATTGTCTTAGCAAATGCAATTGATGACAGACATCCTGATCATGCAAAAGCTGCAAAATTAGTTTCCGATGCTTGTTTTCTTTCAGGTTTGAAGAAAATTGAAACTTTTGAAAATGGTCAACTACAAGAAGTTTGGAGGCCTAAACATATCTTCCATTATATCCAATGGAAAAATGTGGTTCCAGAATTTGTCATTGATATTTCTGGGTTTATGGAGCAAAAAATAGAAGCGTGTTTGGCATACAAGACACAATTTTATAATCCTGAATCCAATGAACCGATTACACCAATTGCAACAAAAGATTTTCTGGAAAGCTTGACTTACAGAGCACAAGACCTAGGAAGACTTTCCGGAGTAGAATATGCGGAAGGTTTTACAACCGAAAAATTGATTGCTCTGAAAAATTTCGATGGAATTATTTGTGATTAA